The Bubalus kerabau isolate K-KA32 ecotype Philippines breed swamp buffalo chromosome 8, PCC_UOA_SB_1v2, whole genome shotgun sequence genomic sequence CATTAAGCAAAAATATTCCTTTATTTAGACTTACATTTAGCTTTTTATCTGTATATTTACAGGAATTTACAAACAGTAACTTACTAGCCATTCCAGAAAGGTTAAGTGGATGAAAAAAGTataagagaagaaatacagatatGATACTAAAGGTATACTTCTTCACCTAAATTACCAAATTATCTACTTAACTGTTAGTCTGTTTGTTggtgtaacaaattatcacaaactcagtggcttaaaataacgcAGGTTTATTATCTTCCGGTTCTGCAGGTCTGAAGTTTGACaagggtctcactgggctaaactCAAAGTCCTGACACAGTTGCCTCCctttctgagccactaggggagaATGCTTCCATGCCTTGTCCATTGTCTAGAGGCCACCTGCACTCCTTGGTTCCTCCTTCAAAGCCAGTAAAAGTGGGTCAAGTCCTTCTTCCATCACATCACTCTGACCTCTCCTTTTACCTCCCTCTTCACTTTTAAAGACCCTTGTGATTATACTGGGTCCaatcagataatccaggataacctCCCCAACCCAGGACCTCAAATTAAGGTTCTTAaatcatatctgcaaagtccTTTTGTAATGTAACAAAACATATCCACAGGTTCTGGGAATTAAGACATTGAAATCTTTGGGTTAACTATTATTCTGCCTGTCACAGTTGCCCTTATCTTCAAAGAAATCAGGATACAGCCACAGTAAATTTAGCCTAAACTGGAGGAGCCATGAGGCATACTAACGATTTAAATAGAGTATGTAGAATTTGGGTGAAGAATTCCTCCTCTGTGTTGTCTTATTTCTACTGACACTGTATTCTGAAGATGAACTATAATTAGATACATAGAATAACAGGAGAAATAGGTTGCTATTCAAAACCATGATAAGAAATAGAACTATCTAAATCAATCTCTCAATTTTTAAAcaggaagagaagccaaaaaaacttattttgcattttctttctacaCATTGTTCTGCCATAGCACTCAGCAATGACCATTAATTACAGTAGCCACAGCCTATATCATAAAATTGGATGTGGTACTATTAATAATTCAAACTACAGAAGAGGTAGCTAGGAAGACTATATACCTGGATATACTGACAGTGAGTTTTTATgaacctttaaaataaaatatccaaagGCACTTAACATTTGTATATGTGGTTAAAAATACAAATCTCTCCTTTTTTAAAGGTCCAAATTCAAAATGAATATCACTACATTAGAAGACTGACTTTTGCTTAATTCTCCAGAACAATGTTCTGCTCAATATATAACTTTTTCAATTTAGCATTATATCTTTTTTGACTCCAAGACAGAAGGCTGATGTTTGATGTACTCAAGTCATAGCCAACGTTTACCAATTCTTTGATTCGACTTTTTAAAGTACTTATGCTTGAATCCAAAATCCGAGGATGTTCAATTATTTGTGAAATATTAACTTTTTCTTCTATGAGGCAGTCTATTTTATCATTAAACTTTTTCTCTCCCAAGAAGATCACATCTGGATAGCTTAAAACAAACTTCCGTATCTCTTTTGCAGTACACCCAAGAGAAAAgagtttttctttgatatttctgTAGCTTCTTCTCATACAGTCACTGGAAAGGTCTAGGATTTTAGCTCCTGGACCACATATCAGACTAAGCAGTTCCTCGTTGGTCAAGCAGAACGTGGACTGTAAAAATTCAATATTAGCTTTTATCCGTTTGGTGCTCTGAATTAAGATgaaagggtttttaaaaattatcttcctGACAAAATCTGTGGGACCATTGTGACCCAACGACAAACAGACTTCTTGCAAAAATTCAACCATCTGTTTATTCAGATTAAGACTATTGGAGAAGGTACGCGGGGCATTGGTCAACAATCGACAAAGGTATTTATGGGTCAATCCAACTGAGTAGAGGAACTTTATGTTATTCTCTAAGTTTAGGTTGTCACTGGACCGAAAAAAAGATTCAGGAGAACGttccaaaatatttataatttcaagGTCTGATGTCACAATTCTTCTCCACAGATTCCATCGATTTGACAGACTTTCAGGTGTGCGAGTCATGGCTCGTGGGTATCTTGATATGATGCTAGCAATCACTTCTTTGCTGGCTCCTTTAGACAGAAGGAATGTCTGCAGGTCCTGCTCATTAGTATCTGTCCTGTTAAAAACTCCAGGCTGTCGCTTCCTTGCCATGTCAACATCTACTCCCATGGTAAGTAAGTTATTCAGCAGTTCTTCATTTTCCAAAGGTTCACTGTCTGCATTATCACATTTCTTACTGAAAAGCCTAAATGAAACTGATTTAAAGAGGATTTCTGTTGAAAATCGGATCATCCAACATCTTGAACCAAAGAGATAGTTACTTCTCACATACAAGAGTTTTCTTGGCACCATAATGGTCAGGTGGCCCAAACCTTTTGGAAAGCTGTATAAAACAACATATACAGTATTACACAAACAAACATGTTAAACAGCTAACAGATTATATCATGATCCTGTAGTGTggtcatttctttaagaaaatactAGAGATCCAGCTCTCCTGGTTGTGTGATAACAATCTCATCACCACACTCCCACTCCCTGGCTCACCATTCCAATTATCTGTGGGCCAGGGGCCACTTCTATTCTTAACATAAATAAAAGCAGCACACAGCAACAACACTGCCCCAGAATTATTCTTGCCTTTACTTGCTGTTTGGTCCTGCCTGTGTTGGCTACCCAAAACCGATTGCCCCTTTCCATCTCTGCTTTATCTAACTGCTTTCCAAAGCTTTGACTTATTTTTACTAACTGACGCTTTCAATTTTGCCTTGTCTTCTAACTTCCCAGATTTTTGGCCTTGCATCTGCCCACAGATACCAGCCTTCTTTGCCTCTTGTTCTCACTTTTTGGTTATCAAACTCTAAATCTAGCCCTGAAAACCAACACTTTATACTATGTTATTTCCGCCCTAAACACCTTTTTCTAGGTTTACAGTATTCTTTAAACTCATCCTTAATTCTTATCTTACATGGATCTCTGGTCAACAGCCCTGATCCCAATCTCTACGTCACTCAATTTACCATGATTGTTGGGTTCACCCAACAACTCCAAACCAATTTTCACTTCATTATGACCCAGCTGGGATATTTCATACCAAGTCCACTACATGTGGAATTATACAGAGAAATGAGATGTACACATTTAAAAACTTACTTTTGCCATTCTCCTTCTTACCACCATTTTACAAAAGACTAACTCAGGGCTCTCTGCATCTGCTTCATAATACACATAACTTTGATCAAAAGATTAAAACCTTGACAACTCATTTTCCTGATCATTTAGAAATGGGGCATAAAATGTATGAACTTATACATGATGATAATCATAGGCCCCTACTAAAATGAATATCTCTGTTTATAGGAAATATTTAACAGAAAAGTTTCTGTCTTGCTATCCAAATTGTCAAATGATTTACACTTCTAAGTTGCTTACGGTCATAACCCTTTTTTGTAAAGTGCTGTACATAATACTTCACCAGTACTTTCTCCTTTTCAGACTATATAGCTGTGACAAACTGCTCTTAATTTCTAATTACTTACAATGGGCTCTTATTACTTAAAAGAgggttttttctcttcctctctcctaaCTAAGCATAAAACAAAGAATAGAGATAGATGGTTCCAACTCACCACTACTATCTCTGGGCTTGAGATGCTGCTTTCAAGATCCATATAAGAAAAGCTCCTCTGTGCCTGTCCTTTTAAATACTCCAATTTAACAAGAACTTGGATTATGCCTACTGGCAGGGAACATTCTTATAACTCAGATAATCCATTAATCCTCAAAGAATTAGGAAAAGATTCCAAAACTACGGACTCAGGTAACATTCGAACAAAATGCAGGTCACTCACAAAGTAAACAGGAAATAGCAAAAGCGTGTTTTAGATTGCCCTATACCCTGAGTTCATTATTCTTCATGTTTCATAATAACATATACTCTGTAACTACATAATCTTCCAAAAATACATGAAGacagaaacttaaaaataagaCCCTCCTAATTAAAGAATGAGGCTTTACCTTGCCCAGCTCAAAACCCTGTTCTGTTCCAGATGCTCAGGGTGACCTCTACTGGAtaaagggacagaacactgacagCTCTAGATGCAACCAGGGCTTTCCAAAGAGTGGGTGTGAGATGATCCAGTGGGATCAGGAAGAACACAGTAAAGCTCCAATTTATATTTGTCTTGGCCTTTTAAAGTTTCTACTTTTTACATGTTTCATAATTATACAATATATTAACAATAGTACCATAAGACATGTATATAACTAgtcaataaatatacatatattggaGGTATATTTAtagaccttttttaaaattaagattgtATATGATCAAAAATGTCTAAGACTACTGCTTTAGACCACACTGTACTCTTGAGAAACAGAGCTGAATGAGTCACAGTAAGTTCAAAAGAAATTCTGTTGATGAcaaattcaaagtaaaaatatatgcCAAATATCTTAACAAAAGACTAAGAAATTAAGACTTCTGGATGTACTATAGGT encodes the following:
- the MTERF1 gene encoding transcription termination factor 1, mitochondrial; this encodes MSFPKGLGHLTIMVPRKLLYVRSNYLFGSRCWMIRFSTEILFKSVSFRLFSKKCDNADSEPLENEELLNNLLTMGVDVDMARKRQPGVFNRTDTNEQDLQTFLLSKGASKEVIASIISRYPRAMTRTPESLSNRWNLWRRIVTSDLEIINILERSPESFFRSSDNLNLENNIKFLYSVGLTHKYLCRLLTNAPRTFSNSLNLNKQMVEFLQEVCLSLGHNGPTDFVRKIIFKNPFILIQSTKRIKANIEFLQSTFCLTNEELLSLICGPGAKILDLSSDCMRRSYRNIKEKLFSLGCTAKEIRKFVLSYPDVIFLGEKKFNDKIDCLIEEKVNISQIIEHPRILDSSISTLKSRIKELVNVGYDLSTSNISLLSWSQKRYNAKLKKLYIEQNIVLEN